Genomic segment of Halococcus sediminicola:
TCAAAGCGTCACCCGAACGAGTTTACGAGGCATTTCTCACTCCTGGCGACATGGCGGTGTGGGCGCCTCCGGAAGGGTTCCGCGCTGATGTCCAGGAGGTCGAATCCGAAGAAGGCGGGTCCTTCAGAATCGAGAACATTGGAGAAGAAGGGATGGAACAATACTCTCATACGTTCGAAGGCACCTACCAGGAGCTGAAACGCGGCGAGAAGATAGTTTGGACCGAAGAATCAGAAGAAGATAATGACCGTAGTACTGTCACGGTCACCTTGGATACAGTTCCTGATGGGACCAAGGTGACCCTCCGCTTAGAAGGCATCCCCGAGGATATTGCCGATGAATACGGGGTCGCGGAGGCCTGGGAAGGTACCCTCGAAAAACTCGCCGATCAGGTGGAGGAATGACCATGCCAAGTAACGATGAATCATCAAAACCAAAGGACGTTGATTCGTACATCGCTAATTCCGCGAGGGAGGCCCGTCCGACACTTGAAGAATTCCGCGAAATAATCAAATCGACTGTTCCAGAGGCAGAGGAAGGAATAAAATACAACATTCCGTTCTATGAATTTCACGGAACTCACGTTGGGTTTACCGCATTCAAGAACCACGCTACCGTTGGCATTGGTGCAGACGCACTTCAGAGTGAAGACCGCAAAATGCTCGAAGAGAAAGGCTACAAAACCGGAAAAGAGACCATCCAAATCAAATACGACCAAGCGGTGCCGACCACGGAGATACAGCAACTTCTGGAAGCGAAAGCAGAAGAGGCCAAAAAGGCGCAGTAATCGAGGCTTCACGGTTTGAGGGGGCAGTGCTCGCAACTCATTACGGGAACGGGCGTAGTTGTTCTTTAGCTTGAATACGGATTAGTGATGCATTCGCGCTTGTATTCAGCAGCGTTTTCCGAACTGCCGAGTTGCTGCCGAGTGGCGCGGGGCGCAGAGGGTGTATCTCGAACCTGGCCTCTGTTGCTATCTCTTGTTTTTTAG
This window contains:
- a CDS encoding SRPBCC domain-containing protein, which encodes MTDNPHEGNSPAKENMRNEERSITASRVIKASPERVYEAFLTPGDMAVWAPPEGFRADVQEVESEEGGSFRIENIGEEGMEQYSHTFEGTYQELKRGEKIVWTEESEEDNDRSTVTVTLDTVPDGTKVTLRLEGIPEDIADEYGVAEAWEGTLEKLADQVEE
- a CDS encoding iron chaperone; this translates as MPSNDESSKPKDVDSYIANSAREARPTLEEFREIIKSTVPEAEEGIKYNIPFYEFHGTHVGFTAFKNHATVGIGADALQSEDRKMLEEKGYKTGKETIQIKYDQAVPTTEIQQLLEAKAEEAKKAQ